The sequence below is a genomic window from Pseudomonas cremoricolorata.
ACGTTTCTCGAACTGACCGACGATGACCCGGTCGACGAAAATGCCTGGCGTGTGGATTTCTGCCGGCAGCAGCACACCCGGCTCGACCAGCTCTTCCACCTCGACCACGGTGATGCGCCCGGCGGTCGCCGCCAGCGGGTTGAAGTTTTGCGCGGTGTGGCGGTACACGACATTGCCGAAGTGGTCGGCCTTCCAGCCTTTGACGATGGCGAAGTCGCCGGTGATGGCCTCTTCCAGGATGTAGGGCCGGCCGTTGAAGTCGCGCACTTCCTTGCCTTCGGCCACCGGGGTTCCATAGCCGGTTGCGGTGAAGAACGCCGGAATCCCGGCCCCGCCAGCGCGCATCTTCTCGGCCAGCGTACCCTGCGGAGTCAGTTCCACTTCCAGCTCACCGCTGAGTAACTGCCGTTCGAATTCGGCATTCTCACCCACGTAGGAGGCGATCATCTTGCGGATCTGCCGGTCTTCGAGCAGCACGCCAAGGCCGAAGCCATCGATGCCGCAGTTGTTGGAGACCACCGTGAGCCCGCTGACACCACGGCGTTTGATCTCGGCAATGAGGTTTTCCGGAATGCCACACAGGCCAAAGCCACCGGCCAGGACGGTCATGCCATCGGTGAGCCCTTCGAGGGCTTCTTCATAGGTTGCTACACGTTTGTCCAGTCCAGCCATTGCTCGTTCGCCTTGTGTGGGAGAGACATGGCCGCCATCATCACGCGAGACTACTGATTTGTTAATTTTGATTAATTGATGGATTGATAAGTTTTCCTGACCCGTCGAGGATTCATGAACGTCAAACAGCTTCGCGCATTCGTCAGCGTGGCCAAGTACCAGAGCTTTGCCCAAGCCAGCGAGCACCTGCATATTTCGCAACCGGCGCTGAGCCTGACCATCAAAGCGCTGGAAGAAAACCTTGGCGGCGCCTTGCTGACCCGCACCACCCGCAGCGTCAGCCTGACCGCCGAGGGGGAAGTGTTGCTGCCCCTGGCGCGGCGGTTGCTGGCTGACTGGGATGACACCGAGCAGATGCTGCGCCAGCGTTTCACCCTGCAATTGGGGCGCGTCGCGGTAGCGGCCATGCCTTCGTTCGCCGGCAACCTGCTGCCGCCGGCCCTGAAGGTGTTTCGCCAGCGTTATCCGAAGGTCAACGTCACGGTGCACGACGTGATCAATGAACAAGTTCTTGAACTGGTCCGCCATCGCCGCGTCGAATTGGGCATCGGCTTCGAGCCTGACAGTGGTGAAGGTTTGCGTTTCTATCCGCTTTATCTGGACCGTTTCGTGGCGGTGGTGCCGGCCGATTCTGAGCTGGCCGAACAACCGCAGGTCAGTTGGGCGCAGTTGCTCGCCCAGGACTTCATCGCCTTGCAGCGCCCGTCTGCGGTGCGCCTGCTGCTGGAGGAGCACGCGCCCGTGGCGGCCGGCAGCCTGGCGGTGGCCTTTGAAAGCCATCAGTTGTCGACCATCGGCCGGATGGTCGCCAACGGCCTGGGCGTCAGCGCGGTGCCCGCCTTGTGCATTCGCCAGATGCAGGAGCTTGGCGCCCGCTGCGTGACGTTGGTCGAGCCCAGTGTCGAGCGGCGAGTCGGCGTCATGGCCCTGAGCGAACAGAAACTGTCCACCGCTGCGCAGGCGTTGCTCGACGTGGTGCTATCCCATACTCAGACACCGGAGGTGACATGCAGTACATGAAACTGGCAGGTTGCGAGGTGCCGGTCATCGGCCAGGGAACCTGGTACATGGGTGAGCGTGCAGAGCAGCGTGCGGCCGAAGTAGCCGCACTGCAACAGGGTATCGACCTTGGCCTGACGCTCATCGACAGCGCCGAAATGTACGCGGAGGGCGGCGCCGAAGAGGTGGTGGGCCAAGCCATTGCCGGGCGCCGTGATAGCGTCTGCCTGGTCAGCAAGGTCTACCCGCACAACGCCAGCCGCCGCGGTGTGCCTGAAGCGTGCGAGCGCAGCCTCAAGCGCCTGGGTACCGAGCACATCGACCTGTACTTGTTGCACTGGCGGGGCCAGCACCCGCTGGAGGAAACCATCGAGGCGTTCGAGCGCCTGCGCGAACAGGGCAAGATCGGCGCCTGGGGCGTGTCCAACTTCGACCTCGCCGATGTCCAGGGGCTTCCCAGCCCCGACTGCGCTGCCAACCAGGTGTTGTACAACCCCAGCCAGCGCGGCATCGAGTTCGACCTGCTGCCCTGGAGTCGCGCGCAGCGGATGCCAATCATGGCCTACTGCCCGCTGGCCCAGGGCGGTCGCCTGCTGCGCCACCCGCGTCTGCAGGAAGTGGCCGAAAGCCACGGCGCGACCGTGGCCCAGGTGTGCCTGGCCTGGGCCACGCACGGGGGCGGCGTCATCGCCATTCCAAAAGCCGTGAGTCCCGAGCACGTGCAGCTCAACGCCGCTGCCGGCGCGCTGCGCCTGACCGAGGATGACGTGCAGATCATCGACGAAGCCTTCGCTGCGCCGACCCATAAGCAGCGCCTGGAAATGGTCTGAGGCCGATCTCAGTGGAAATCCCTGCTCTGCACACTCAGCCCGCCCAGCAGCGGGCTGATGTCATCCAGGCGTCGGGCGATCAAGTGGCGTACCTCGCCTTGTTGCTCGAGGCGACCGCTGACCTTGAGCAAGTGTGAGCCCACTAAAGCCTTGCGCTGACGCTCGGCCAGCTCGCGCCATACCACCACGTTGACCAGCCCGAATTCGTCTTCGAGGGTAACGAAGGTCACACCACTGGCCGTCTGCGGTCGCTGCCGCCCGACCACCAGGCCGGCCATGGCGAGCTGATCGCCATGCACCAGCTCATCCAGCTCGGCGGCACTGCGACAGCCCAGTGCGCGCAGGCGCGGGCGCAGCAACGCCAGCGGATGCGGGCCAAGGGTGGTGCCCAGTGATTGGTAATCGGCGGCAACGTCCTGGCCCACACTCGGTACCGGCAACGCAACGGCGGGTTCAGCCAGGCTGCCGATCTCGGCGAACAGCGGCAACTGCGCCTGCACCGCCGCCACTGCCCAGCGGGCCTCATGGCGGTGCCGGGCCAGCCCGCGCAGGGCCCCGGCATCGGCCAGTCGGGCACGGGCCCGCGCATCCAGTGCGCTGCGCAGACAGAGGTCTTCGACATTCTGCCAGGGCTGTACTGAACGTGCCTGTATCAGGCGCTGGGCATCGGCTTCGATGAACCCGCGGATCTGTCGCAGACCCAGGCGAATGCTCAGTTCGCCCTTGGCGTCAGGCTCCAGCGTGCAATCCCACTGGCTATGCGCCACATCCACCGGACGCACATCGATACCCTGGCGCCGCGCCTGCTGCAGCAACTGATCGGGGCTGTAGAAACCCATCGGCCAGCTGTTGACCAAGGCACAGGTGAAAATCGCCGGTTCGTGGCACTTCAGCCAACTGCTGGCATAACACAACAAGGCGAAACTGGCAGCGTGGGACTCGGGGAAGCCGTAGCTGCCAAAGCCTTTGATCTGCTCGAACACGCGCTCGGCGAACGCCACCTCATAGCCGTTACGCAACATACCGTCGAGCAGGCGCTTGCGGTGCGGTTCCAGGCCGCCGTGGCGTTTCCAGGCGGCCATGCTGCGGCGCAACTGATCGGCTTCACCTGGGCTATAGTCGGCCGCTACCATGGCCAGCTCCATCACCTGCTCCTGGAACAATGGCACGCCCAAGGTTCGCTCGAACACGGCCTTGAGCGCTGGTGAGGGATAGCTGATCGGCTCTTGGCCGAGACGCCGGCGCAGGTACGGATGGACCATGTCGCCCTGGATCGGCCCAGGCCGCACGATCGCCACTTCGATCACCAGGTCGTAGAAGGTCTTGGGCTTGAGCCGCGGCAACATGGCCATCTGCGCGCGGGATTCGATCTGGAACACACCCATGGTGTCGGCGCGGCTGATCATGGCGTAGGTGGCCGGGTCTTCACTGGGAATGGTCGCCAGGGTCAGCCGACGACCGCGGTGCAGGTGGATCAGGTCGAAGCAGCGGCGCAAGGCACTGAGCATGCCCAGCGCCAGTACGTCGACCTTGAGCAGACCGACCATGTCGAGGTCGTCCTTGTCCCACTGAATCACCGTGCGCTCGGCCATGGCGGCATTTTCCACCGGCACCAGCTGGTGCAAAGGTTGCTCACTGATGACGAAGCCGCCGGGATGCTGCGACAGGTGTCGAGGAAAGCCGATCAGTTCACCGGCCAGGATCAGAATGCGCTTGAGCCAAGGGCTTTGGGCGTCGAAACCTGCTTCGGCCAGACGCTGGGCGTCGGGAATGTGATCGGTCCAGCGCCCGCAGCATTTGCCCAGGGCATCGACCTGATCGCCCGGCAAGCCGAGCACCCGCGCGATGTCACGCACGGCGCCAGCGGCGTGGTAGGTGCTGACCACCGCGGTCAGCGCGGCGCGCTGGCGGCCGTAGCGGCGAAACACATACTGGATCACCTCTTCGCGACGCTCGTGCTCGAAATCGACATCGATGTCCGGTGGCTCGTTACGCTCACGGGACAGGAAGCGTTCGAACAGCAGGCGGTGGCGCATCGGGTCGAGTTCGGTAATCCCCAGCACATAGCACACCACCGAGTTGGCCGCCGAGCCACGGCCCTGGCAGAGAATATGCTGGCTGCGGGCGAAGGCGACGATGTCATGCACGGTGAGAAAATAGCTCTCGTAACCCAGTTCCTCGATCAGCGCCAGTTCACCCGCCAAAGCCTGACGCACTTTGACGCTGGGGCCGTTGGGCCAACGCATCGGCAGGCGCTCGTCACACAGGTGGCGCAGCCAACTGCTCGGCGAGTGGCCCTGCGGAACCAGTTCGCGGGGATACTGGTAGCGCAGTTCGCTGAGGTCGAACTCGCAGCGCTCGGCAATGGACAAGGTTTCGGCCAGCCATGCCGGAGGATACAACTCGGCCAGTTGCTCCAGACTGCGCAGATGTCGCTCACCATTGGCGAACAGCCGCGTGCCGGCATCGAACACGCTGCAACCCAGACCGATGGCGGTCAGGCAGTCCTGTAGGGCGCGGCGCCCACGCACGTGCATGTGCACATCACCGCATGCTACTGCACGAATGCCCAATTGCTGGGCCAGACGCTCGGCCATGGCGCGCAGGCGATCATCGTCCGCGCCGCGGTGCAGATGCACGCCCAGCCACAGACGCTCGCCGAACACCTCGCGCAACCAGGCTCCCGGCGCTGGATCGCCAGTAACCTCGGGTACCCAGATCGCCAGCAGCCCTTCGACCTGACCGTGAAAGTCTTCGCGCAACGACAGGTACTGGCCTTTGCCGGCCCGGCGTCTGGCGCGGGTGATGAGTACGCATAGATTCTGATAACCGCGCAGGTCCTCGACCAGCAGCACCAGCCTGGGACCGTCCAGCCCGGCGCCGTCCCGCACACGCAGTTCGCTGCCGACGATCAGCTTGAGGCCGTGGGCCTTGGCCGCCTGCCAGGCCCTGACGATACCGGCCAGAGTACATTCATCGGTGATTGCCAGAGCCTGATAGCCCTGCTGGGCGGCGCGGCGCATCAACTCGTCGCAACTCGAAGCGCCGCGCTGAAAGCTGAAGTTCGACAGGCAGTGCAGTTCTGCGTACAGCGGCGGTTGCTTCATGCGAACCAGCCTTGCAGCCATAACTGGCCGGGTTGAGCGATGTCCTGATACGCCCAACCGCGCAAACCGTCACGGGTTTCGATACGAAAATAGTCGCGGCGCACATCGCCGCCATCCCACCATCCCGACTCGATACGCTCGGCTTGGCCGAGTACCGTGAACGTGCTGGGCGCCAGTTTCTGCGGATCGGCCAGCAACCAGCCTGGCCGCTGTCCGGTCATTGCTCCGACGGCGTTGCCAGGCTCGGTTTCGACACTGCGCCAGGCCTGTTCAGGGCGATGGTCGGCGTACACGCTCAGGCCATTGACTGCCGCATCGCCCAGGCGTGCGCGCAGGCGCTCGCGCAGTTGTTGCCAGGATTGCGCCTGGGCCGCACGTGGGTCGAACAGGCCCTGGTGGCTCGGTACGAAGCGCGGCAGGTCATCGACCTGCAGGCGCAACTTGCGCACCGGCGCCGGAATGCGCAGGGCCTCCAGGCGACCACGGGTCAGTTCGAACAGCAAGCCTGCATCACGCTCGGCGCTCAGCAGACCGACCCTGAGCAAGGTGCTTTGCCCTTCGGCGTGCTCCAGGTGCAGATCGAGCCGCTGCACGCCGCAATCGCGGCCGACGAGAAACACCGCCAGGTCGCCGATCAGGCGGCGCAAGGGAAACAGCAGTGCCTGATGGGATTCGACATCGAAGTTCAGCTCCAGCGAGGCCTCGAAGCATTGGGGCGGCTGATAGAAGGCCAACGGCAGACGGCGGCGCCCGAGCAGTTGGTCGAGGTGCAGCTGCACACTGGCCGGGAAGCGTCGGGCCAGGGCCTCGCGTGGCAGCTCCAACAACTGCTGCACATGGCGCAGCCCCATGCGGGCAAAGGCTTGAGCCACTTCCTCGGGCAAGCCGCTGCGCGCGATCGGCAATTGCGCCACGGCCGCATGGGTCTGCTCAGGGGTGGTCGCAGCGAGACCGTCATGGGCATTGGCCAACATGCGCGCCGCCACCGGATTGGCCGCCAGCACGATGCGCTGGCGCAAACCCTGCGCATTCAGTTGCTCGCGCAACCGCGCCTGCAAGGTCGGCCAGGCGCCGAACAGCCGCAGGCTCGAGCCCACCTCCAACAACAGCGAGCGTGGATAATGCAGGCTGACCTGGGCGCTGTAGCCGTAGGCCCAGGCGGCGAGCATCTGCTGCACCTGCTCGATACGGGCCGGATCGGACTCGACACAGGTGAAACCCTCCGCCAGAGCGCGGGCAGCGGTGAGCGTCTGCCCGGCGCGCAGCCCCAACCCGGCTGCCGCAGCATTGACGGACTGGAGTACCCGACGCTGAGTCGGACCGCCGAGCAGCACCAGTGGCGTGTCGGGGTCGTCGCGGTCGCGCAGGACGGTATCCAGCGCCAATTGCGGCAGCACGATGCAGGCCCAGAGCATGGCTCATCTGCCCTGCCATGGACGGGCCAACGGCGCGCCAGACGCCTGCCCGCCGCGACACTTGAGCACGCGCCACTGGGCAGGGCGCACATCGAGGGCGATGCGCAGTGCCGCAGGCGACGGATTGTTCGCTGCCTGCAAGGGCCGACAGGCGATCGCCAGGGCATTGCCGGTGTGTGCGGCCACCTGCAGACGCCGCAGGGCGCGGTCGTCGGCCTGGGCTGGCCAGCACAGCACTGCCGCGCAGCTGCCCGAGCGCAGGCACTGCTCGGCGGCCCACAACACGTCATGGCCGCTGGCATCGATGACCGCCAGCCAGCGCAGATCGACACCTGCTGCCTGCCAGGCCGGCGCATAGGGAATGAACGGTGGCGCCACCAGCACCACCCGCTGCCGCTCGCCGGTCAGCCGAGCCAGGGTCGGCCACAGCAGCTGCAACTCGCCACAGCCGGTGCTTGCCAGCAACAGTTCACTGAGCGCAGCCACTGGCCAGCCGCCTTCAGGCAGTTGCTGGTCGAGCTGTGCATGCCCGGTAGGTTGCAGGCCCTGGGGTCGAACCTGCGTCTGTCCACCCCGCCAGACCTGGCGTTGTTCGAGCAGACGCTCGAGATCGACCACCGCGCCCATCAGTCGCGCCTCACCAGACCACAGAACACCCCTTCGATGACCAGTTCGCGGTCGGCGCCGACTTCGATGGGGGCATAAGCGGGGTTGCGCGGCATCAGCCGATAGCCACTGGCGCTACGTTGCAGGCGTTTGATGGTCACCTCGCCATCGAGCCGTGCGACCACGATCTGCCCATCCTGGGCCTCGCCCTGCTGGCGGATACCGACCAGATCGCCATCGAGGATGCCATCGCCGATCATCGAGTCACCGCGCACCATGAGCAGGTAGTCTGGTGTGCGACGAAACAGGCTCGGATCGATCTGCAGGTGTTCGTGGATGTCCAGGTCGGGACCGATCGGTGCCCCGGCGGCGACCCGGCCCAGCACCGGCAGCTCAAGCAGTTCGGGACGCCGGACGGCAGCAACCAGGCGAATACCGCGGGCCTGATTGGGCGTGACATCGATATAGCCGCTTTCGCACAAGGCGCTGACGTGCTTGCGCGCCACGCTGCGCGAGGCGAAGCCGAAGCGCGTGGCGATGTCGGCCAGGCTGGGTGGCTGGTTGTGTTCGGCGATGCGCTCGCGAATGAACGCGAGGATCGCCCGGCGTTTGGGGGTCAAGGTATCCATGGAGCACATTTGTACTCTTTTCCGTACGCCTTGAATAGCCCTGTTCATCGCTCGAGGTGGTTATCATGGCCAGCCAAAGCGATCTTTCACCTGGAGCCTGCATGCCACGCGCGTTGCTGTTCGACCTCGACGGAACCCTCACCGACACCGACACCCTGCACCTGCAAGCCTTCCGCGAGTTGCTCCATGAGCACGATGGCCGTCACCTGAGCCAGGCCGAATTCGACGCCAAGGTCAGCGGCCGCGCTAACGCCGCGCTGTTCGCCGATCTGTTTCCCGCGCTGAGCGCCGCAGAACGCCAGACCCTGGCCGAGCGCAAGGAAGCGCTGTTCCGCGAGCGCTCGCCGCAGCTGCAACCCATGCCCGGCCTGCTACGCGTACTCGAACACGCCCGCACCCGGCACATGGGGCTGTGCGTAGTCACCAACGCGCCACGGCTCAATGCCGAGCACATGCTCGGCGCCATGGGCCTGGGCGATGCCTTCGAGCATGTGCTGGTGGCCGAAGAGCTGGCCCGCGCCAAACCCGACCCGCTGCCCTACCTCAGCGGCTTGCAGCGACTGGATGCCAAGGCGGCAGAGGCCCTGGCCTTCGAAGATTCTCTGCCGGGTGTCGCTGCCGCCGTTGCAGCAGGGATCTATACCGTGGCACTGAGCACCACCCAACCTGCGCAAAAGCTGCGCGAGGCCGGGGCGCAACTGGTGATCGAGGATTTCAACGATGAGCGGTTGTGGGCATTGCTGTAGCGGCCGTAACAACCGCCGTCTGGCCCAGGACGTAACAGATCCACGCTTTTTCGCGGCTAAAGACGCTGATCAATGGCTGCAGGCTCCGACCCCTACCCCATCTTCACCTCTTGCAACCGCGCCAGGCTATGGGCCAGTTCGGCGCGGCGGAAGGGTTTGCGCAGGACTTCGAAGCCGTGCAATTCGGTGGGGCTGAGGTTGGCATAGCCGGTGATGATGAGGATCGGCAGGTCGGCCATGCGCTGGCGCAGCTGGTGGGCCAGTTCGGCGCCGGTGGTTTCGGCCATGACGTGGTCGGTCACCAGTACATCCAGGGCCAGGCCCTGATCGATCAGTTGCAGGGCCTGCGCCGCGCTCTGTGCTTCGGTGACCTGATACCCCAGATCACGCAACTGCAACGCAGTGGCCTGACGAACGATGTCTTCATCGTCCACCAGCAGCACGTGGGCGCTGTACAACGGCGCCTGCGACAGTGGCATATCGCTCTCGCGAGGCAAGCTCGGCGCCCGGCTTGCCGGCAGCCACAAGGTGGCTTCCGTGCCAAGGCGCAACCGTGAGCGCACGGTGAAGCCACCGCCAGATTGCACTGCCAGGCCTTGGACCATCGGCAGGCCCAGGCCGGTGCCCTGCCCCACGGCCTTGGTCGAATAGAACGGCTCGAAACAGCGCGCCAGAACACTCTCATCCATACCGCAACCGTTATCGGCAACCTGCAGCCAGATCACCTGGCCGGCAACGATACCCGCAGGACGCACGGTCGTCTCGTCAGCCACACCGGCGCGGATTTGCACGCGTCCGCCTTCAGGCATGGCGTCACGCGCATTGACCACCAGATTGAGCAAGGCCAGCTCCAGTTGCCCGGGGTCGACGACCACCCCGGGCAGATCAGCGTCGACTGCGATGTGAATATCGATGGTCGGCCCCAGGGAGCGGGCGATCAGTTCGCGCATATCGTCGATCAGCCCAGCCAAGCCCACCACCTGCGGCTTCAAGGTCTGGCGTCGGGCGAAGGTGAGCAGTCGGCCGACCAGGGTGCGAGCACGGTCGGCGGCCTGCAGGGCGCTGTTGACCAGGCGTTGCGAGCGATCATCCGGCAGCCGTCGTTGCACCAGCTCCATCGAAGCGATGATCGGGGTGAGCATATTGTTGAAGTCGTGGGCGATGCCACCGGTGAGCTGGCCGATCATCTCCATCTTGCGCGCTTCATGCAGTTGCACCAGCGACGCTTCGCGCTGGGCCAGCATGCTGGCCACCCGCTGTTCGAGACTGGCATTGAGCGCGATCAGCTTGGCCTCGGCACGGGCATGGGTGATGGCCGACCAGGCTAACTTGGCCGTTTCTTCGATCAGCAGGCACTCATCTTCAAGAAATGCATGGGGCGTATGGAAATGCACGGCCAGGGTCGCTTCCAGGCCACTGCTACCGGTCACCGGCAGCAACAGACTGGCGCACAGGTCGGCCTGCTCGCCGGCGGCAAAATCACCCACGATGCGCTCACCGTTGCCCAGACGTTGGTGGAGGTGCTCGGCAAAGTGCGCGTACTGGTGCTGACCGGCCATCGACGGCGCCCCATCGAGCCATTGTTGCTCAACGACAAAATGCCGCGTGTCACCCTTATCCTGAGCGAAGAACACCCGCGATGCACCCAGGTATTGACCCAGTCGGCTGACTGCCTGTGCTTCGATCTGCGCAGCATCGCCCAGTGCTGGCAGTGTGCGGCCAAGCTCGAGCAGAAACGCCTGGCGCCGCTCGAACTGCACCCGCTCGGTGGTTTCGGTGACGATGCACAAGATGCCACCGACGCTGCCATCGACCTCGCGCACTGCCGAATACGACACGTCGAACCAGGCTGTCTCACCCAGGCCACGACGCTCTATATAGAAGGGTCGATCTTGTGCCGAGAACGTCTCGCCGGTTTCGCGCACACCGCGCAGCAGCGGCTCGAGGTCATCCCACAGCTCGCTCCAGTTCTCCTGCGCAGGCCGTCCCAGGGCCTTGGGATGCTTGGCGCCAATGGTCGGAGCGTAGGCGTCGTTATAGAGGGCGATATACTCCGGCCCCCAGAACAGAACGATCTGCGCCTTGGCCGGAAGGATGGTGGCCATCAGCGTCTGCAGACTGGCCGACCACTGGTCGGGGGGGCTCAGGGGCGAGCGAGACCAGTCCAGTGCCTGAAGCAAGGTTGCAACCGTCCCACCCTCACGCAAGAAGCCCGGGAAATTGGCGCTCCGACGCTCTGCGGCGCCGTCTGTCAAGGAATTCATCTCATACAGACCATCGTTTTCAACGGGCCTGGGTGCCCGAGTCTGACTCTTATGAGAGCAATCGGCCGCAGTCGTTCCACAGGAATTTTCACGATTGCGCCACGCGTCTCAACCAGCAGCGCACTGCCAACGGTTTAACGCTAAGGGATACTTGGCTTGACGTTTACGTAAGGCGGACAGTAGCGTTACCTCAACGACGTGCAGCCCTTCCCTGCGAGCCCCAGCATGAGCCATCCGACTTACAGCATTACAGACCTGTCCCGCGAGCTCGACATCACCACCCGAGCCATCCGCTTCTATGAGGAACAGGGCCTGCTCAGCCCCGAACGACGCGGCCTTGAGCGGATCTACAGCGCCCGTGACAAGGTCACTCTGAAGCTGATTCTGCGCGGCAAGCGCATCGGTTTCTCGCTTGCCGAGTGCCGCGACCTCATCAGCCTGTACGATCCCAGTGGCGGTAACACCCGCCAGTTGCACAGCATGCTGGCGAAAATCGCCGAGCGGCGTGCGCAGCTGGAACAGCAGATGCTCGACATCCAGCAGATGCATCTGGAGCTGGACACCGCGCAGGAACGCTGCGAGCAAGCCCTGGCCACGGCCAGCGATGCGCCCTCTTCGATTGCCTGACCCACGAGGAATCACGCCATGTCACTGCCTCGATCCGTCGAACTGGTGGAAGTCGGCCCACGCGACGGCCTGCAGAATGAAGCCCAGCCGATCAGCGTCGCCGACAAGGTGCGCCTGGTCGAGGATCTGACTACGGCCGGGCTGCGCAACATTGAGGTGGGCAGCTTCGTCTCGCCCAAGTGGGTGCCGCAGATGGCCGGCTCTGCCGAGGTATTCGCCGCGCTGACGCCGCGCCCAGGGGTGACCTATGCCGCACTGACGCCAAACCTGCGCGGGCTGGAAGACGCCTTGGCCGCCGGCGTGCGCGAAGTGGCGGTGTTCGCCGCCGCCAGCGAGGCGTTTTCCCAGCGCAACATCAACTGCTCGATCCAGCAAAGCCTGCAACGCTTCGAACCGATCATGGCGCGTGCCCAGGCCGAAGGTGTACGGGTGCGCGGCTATGTCTCGTGCGTGCTCGGGTGCCCCTACCAGGGTGAAGTGCGTGCCGAAGAAGTGGCGCCGGTGGCCGAAGCGCTGATGGCCATGGGGTGTTACCAGGTATCGTTGGGTGACACGTTGGGCACCGGCACCGCCGGCGCCACTCGACGCCTGTTCGAGGTGGTCGGTGCGCGGGTGCCACGGGCGCAGCTGGCCGGGCATTTCCACGACACCTATGGCCAGGCCATCGCCAACGTGTATGCCAGCTTGCTGGAGGGTATCGGGGTATTCGACAGCTCGGTGGCCGGGCTCGGCGGCTGCCCGTATGCCAAGGGCGCCACCGGCAACGTGGCCACGGAAGACCTCGTGTACCTGTTGCAAGGCCTGGGCATAGAAACCGGTATCGACCTCGACTTGCTGGTAGCCGCCGGGCAACGCATCAGCGCAGTGCTCGGCCGTGCCAGCGGTTCACGGGTCGCACGTGCGCGCGCTGCCGGCTAAAAAGGTTCACCGCGTGCACTGATGTGTTTCGGGAAGTGTTACCCCACCCCAATTTCCAGCGAAAAATCGGGTAACAGGGAAACAAATCGACAGAATTCACCGAGGCAAAATGTCGCACTCAAAACCTAAACTATTGATTTTAAAGGGCTACCAAAAGTTGGCACGCCATCTGCTATATATTCCTGCATAACAAGAACAACAAATGCCTCACCCAATAAAAACAACAGACAACGGTTCTGACATAACAAGAACAACACGGCAGAAGCGTAGCAAGCAGATCTTTTTGAAGTAGAAGGGTTTTCCCGGGGTCACAGCCCCGCAGCCTGGCACAGAACAATAAAACTACCCTCAGGTAGCGGCAGCCACGGTTGGATCAGCAATGATGAATCCCCGACAGCGCTCAAAAAAATACGTTTGCTCTTGTGCCCCGGATGGGGGCCACCGCAACACCCGGACACGCCAACAAAAACAACAATCGGTGTGTCACGAACAATAAAAAGAGCAGGCAATCGACTTTGAGGGGAGCTTAGGCTCCCCTCAGTGCTTGGTGCCTTCTTCCTTTTTCTTTTCCTCCTGCTCCCCGCCCATCCGCTCGACCAGCGCCGGCATGCTGCTCAGCACCAGCAGCGCCAGCAGCGTACTGATCAACGCCGTGGCCTCGCGCCCCATTCCCGCCGCCGTGCCTATTGCCGCCGTCATCCATAGACCCGCCGCCGTGGTCAGCCCTTTGACGTGACTGGGATCACCGCCATTGCCCTTGAGAATGGTGCCCGCACCAAGAAAGCCGATACCGGCGACGATGCCC
It includes:
- a CDS encoding aldo/keto reductase: MQYMKLAGCEVPVIGQGTWYMGERAEQRAAEVAALQQGIDLGLTLIDSAEMYAEGGAEEVVGQAIAGRRDSVCLVSKVYPHNASRRGVPEACERSLKRLGTEHIDLYLLHWRGQHPLEETIEAFERLREQGKIGAWGVSNFDLADVQGLPSPDCAANQVLYNPSQRGIEFDLLPWSRAQRMPIMAYCPLAQGGRLLRHPRLQEVAESHGATVAQVCLAWATHGGGVIAIPKAVSPEHVQLNAAAGALRLTEDDVQIIDEAFAAPTHKQRLEMV
- a CDS encoding error-prone DNA polymerase, with amino-acid sequence MKQPPLYAELHCLSNFSFQRGASSCDELMRRAAQQGYQALAITDECTLAGIVRAWQAAKAHGLKLIVGSELRVRDGAGLDGPRLVLLVEDLRGYQNLCVLITRARRRAGKGQYLSLREDFHGQVEGLLAIWVPEVTGDPAPGAWLREVFGERLWLGVHLHRGADDDRLRAMAERLAQQLGIRAVACGDVHMHVRGRRALQDCLTAIGLGCSVFDAGTRLFANGERHLRSLEQLAELYPPAWLAETLSIAERCEFDLSELRYQYPRELVPQGHSPSSWLRHLCDERLPMRWPNGPSVKVRQALAGELALIEELGYESYFLTVHDIVAFARSQHILCQGRGSAANSVVCYVLGITELDPMRHRLLFERFLSRERNEPPDIDVDFEHERREEVIQYVFRRYGRQRAALTAVVSTYHAAGAVRDIARVLGLPGDQVDALGKCCGRWTDHIPDAQRLAEAGFDAQSPWLKRILILAGELIGFPRHLSQHPGGFVISEQPLHQLVPVENAAMAERTVIQWDKDDLDMVGLLKVDVLALGMLSALRRCFDLIHLHRGRRLTLATIPSEDPATYAMISRADTMGVFQIESRAQMAMLPRLKPKTFYDLVIEVAIVRPGPIQGDMVHPYLRRRLGQEPISYPSPALKAVFERTLGVPLFQEQVMELAMVAADYSPGEADQLRRSMAAWKRHGGLEPHRKRLLDGMLRNGYEVAFAERVFEQIKGFGSYGFPESHAASFALLCYASSWLKCHEPAIFTCALVNSWPMGFYSPDQLLQQARRQGIDVRPVDVAHSQWDCTLEPDAKGELSIRLGLRQIRGFIEADAQRLIQARSVQPWQNVEDLCLRSALDARARARLADAGALRGLARHRHEARWAVAAVQAQLPLFAEIGSLAEPAVALPVPSVGQDVAADYQSLGTTLGPHPLALLRPRLRALGCRSAAELDELVHGDQLAMAGLVVGRQRPQTASGVTFVTLEDEFGLVNVVVWRELAERQRKALVGSHLLKVSGRLEQQGEVRHLIARRLDDISPLLGGLSVQSRDFH
- a CDS encoding LysR family transcriptional regulator, with amino-acid sequence MNVKQLRAFVSVAKYQSFAQASEHLHISQPALSLTIKALEENLGGALLTRTTRSVSLTAEGEVLLPLARRLLADWDDTEQMLRQRFTLQLGRVAVAAMPSFAGNLLPPALKVFRQRYPKVNVTVHDVINEQVLELVRHRRVELGIGFEPDSGEGLRFYPLYLDRFVAVVPADSELAEQPQVSWAQLLAQDFIALQRPSAVRLLLEEHAPVAAGSLAVAFESHQLSTIGRMVANGLGVSAVPALCIRQMQELGARCVTLVEPSVERRVGVMALSEQKLSTAAQALLDVVLSHTQTPEVTCST
- a CDS encoding CoA transferase subunit A, yielding MAGLDKRVATYEEALEGLTDGMTVLAGGFGLCGIPENLIAEIKRRGVSGLTVVSNNCGIDGFGLGVLLEDRQIRKMIASYVGENAEFERQLLSGELEVELTPQGTLAEKMRAGGAGIPAFFTATGYGTPVAEGKEVRDFNGRPYILEEAITGDFAIVKGWKADHFGNVVYRHTAQNFNPLAATAGRITVVEVEELVEPGVLLPAEIHTPGIFVDRVIVGQFEKRIEKRTLKA
- a CDS encoding Y-family DNA polymerase translates to MLWACIVLPQLALDTVLRDRDDPDTPLVLLGGPTQRRVLQSVNAAAAGLGLRAGQTLTAARALAEGFTCVESDPARIEQVQQMLAAWAYGYSAQVSLHYPRSLLLEVGSSLRLFGAWPTLQARLREQLNAQGLRQRIVLAANPVAARMLANAHDGLAATTPEQTHAAVAQLPIARSGLPEEVAQAFARMGLRHVQQLLELPREALARRFPASVQLHLDQLLGRRRLPLAFYQPPQCFEASLELNFDVESHQALLFPLRRLIGDLAVFLVGRDCGVQRLDLHLEHAEGQSTLLRVGLLSAERDAGLLFELTRGRLEALRIPAPVRKLRLQVDDLPRFVPSHQGLFDPRAAQAQSWQQLRERLRARLGDAAVNGLSVYADHRPEQAWRSVETEPGNAVGAMTGQRPGWLLADPQKLAPSTFTVLGQAERIESGWWDGGDVRRDYFRIETRDGLRGWAYQDIAQPGQLWLQGWFA